A single window of Nicotiana sylvestris chromosome 5, ASM39365v2, whole genome shotgun sequence DNA harbors:
- the LOC104237325 gene encoding uncharacterized protein gives MSTKITYSNPIYNLTYNQNISQKSHFPYSRSVLCRKSHLKKINKLLNFVNSNGKNGILTVKCNSANSTGSDAPPPGKSPFFGWKWLLGFLLPLILPSFRNKVSPLQLLKNNVLQAVETVENMSEIVEEVAEKVDKITEEIEEKLPGDSKLKESLDSIENLAEGAVKYANEAQDIIQKIKDMDKVMDTLINTNNANQVEKVSQELSDKKN, from the exons ATGTCCACCAAAATTACTTATTCAAATCCAATTTACAATCTTACATACAACCAAAATATATCCCAAAAATCCCATTTTCCATATTCAAGGTCTGTGCTATGTAGAAAATCCCATCTAAAGAAGATCAACAAGCttctcaatttcgtcaattccAATGGGAAAAATGGAATACTCAC TGTGAAGTGCAACTCAGCCAACAGTACTGGATCAGATGCTCCACCTCCCGGCAAATCTCCATTTTTTGGATG GAAATGGTTATTGGGGTTTCTTCTACCTCTAATACTACCTTCATTTAGGAACAAAGTCAGTCCTCTACAACTACTCAAAA ATAATGTGCTACAAGCAGTAGAAACAGTGGAAAATATGAGTGAGATAGTAGAAGAGGTTGCTGAGAAAGTAGATAAAATTACTGAAGAAATTGAAGAGAAACTTCCAGGGGATTCAAAGCTTAAAGAAAGTCTTGATTCAATAGAAAATCTAGCTGAAGGGGCAGTCAAATATGCCAATGAAGCTCAAGATATCATTCAAAAG ATTAAAGATATGGACAAAGTGATGGACACATTAATTAACACTAACAATGCAAATCAAGTTGAGAAGGTCAGCCAAGAATTAAGCGACAAGAAAAATTAG